A single Clavibacter nebraskensis NCPPB 2581 DNA region contains:
- a CDS encoding BglG family transcription antiterminator translates to MLSENQERLLDYLSTADRWVEAGELADRLGVTTRSVRNYVSAVRERSTVGVASSPDGYRIDAGSYARHLATRSGGDPQGTPRDRLHALVRRLGDAPDGLDVFALADELHVSESTVEADLRKVRTLVEDAGLALRRAGSTVVLEGSERDFRRLLSRMFRDESAQGFLPLETVQREFASDSLRAFKTDLVRELTQGGFFVNEYGVDNVLLHVAIAVDRLARAPRRTGADADPAADAMHDASSPVPSVDPTALAIRTVLARLLAAHFDAPVPAGDVAYLALLVRTRVVTPGNEQALATVMREHVVESDLDVVRAIVRRVKQEYLVDLEDEDFTVRFSLHLGNLVARAADRSFSRNPLARSIKTSYPMTYEIAVFIASEVQRRRGIAINDDEIAYIALHVGSHRERVARRDDRVACALVCPNYYDLHQIMRQRIEQALGADISVDAVVTRTDVDADALGVQLVIDATGTRPPGDDVVVVQPLPTPDDIEAIRRAVARVRRHARRSSMKHDLLRFLDESLFFRDLHAPDEEAMIRLLGQRMVEQGIIEPEYIDGAIERERLSSTAFTDTLAVPHSLAMTAHRTAIAIVVNDEAMQWGGNRVHVVALVAFSASGRTSFQHVFDQFVEVFSDHRDVQAIMRASGSHGSFIEELVHVMDT, encoded by the coding sequence ATGCTGAGCGAGAACCAGGAGAGGCTGCTGGACTACCTGTCCACCGCCGACCGCTGGGTCGAGGCCGGCGAGCTCGCGGACCGCCTCGGCGTCACCACGCGCAGCGTCCGGAACTACGTCTCGGCGGTGCGCGAGCGCTCGACCGTGGGCGTGGCCTCCTCCCCCGACGGCTACCGGATCGACGCCGGGAGCTACGCGCGCCACCTCGCCACGCGCTCGGGCGGTGACCCTCAGGGCACTCCCCGCGACCGTCTCCACGCGCTTGTACGCCGCCTCGGCGACGCCCCCGACGGCCTCGACGTCTTCGCGCTCGCGGACGAGCTGCACGTGAGCGAGTCCACGGTCGAGGCGGATCTCCGCAAGGTGCGCACGCTCGTCGAGGACGCCGGCCTCGCCCTCCGCCGAGCGGGATCCACGGTCGTGCTCGAGGGCTCGGAGCGCGACTTCCGCCGGCTGCTGTCGCGCATGTTCCGCGATGAGAGCGCGCAGGGCTTCCTGCCGCTCGAGACCGTCCAGCGGGAGTTCGCCTCCGACTCGCTCCGGGCGTTCAAGACGGACCTCGTCCGCGAGCTGACCCAGGGCGGCTTCTTCGTCAACGAGTACGGCGTCGACAACGTGCTGCTGCACGTGGCCATCGCGGTCGACCGGCTGGCGCGGGCGCCGCGGCGGACGGGCGCGGACGCGGATCCCGCAGCGGACGCCATGCACGACGCCTCGTCGCCCGTGCCCTCCGTCGACCCCACCGCCCTCGCGATCCGGACGGTGCTGGCCCGCCTCCTCGCCGCCCACTTCGACGCGCCGGTGCCCGCGGGCGACGTGGCCTACCTCGCGCTCCTCGTCCGCACGCGCGTCGTCACCCCCGGCAACGAGCAGGCGCTGGCCACCGTGATGCGCGAGCACGTCGTGGAGAGCGACCTCGACGTGGTGCGCGCCATCGTGCGCCGCGTGAAGCAGGAGTACCTCGTGGACCTCGAGGACGAGGACTTCACCGTCCGCTTCTCGCTGCACCTCGGCAACCTGGTGGCGCGCGCCGCCGACCGGTCGTTCTCCCGCAACCCGCTGGCGCGCTCCATCAAGACCTCGTACCCGATGACCTACGAGATCGCCGTCTTCATCGCGAGCGAGGTGCAGCGGCGGCGCGGCATCGCGATCAACGACGACGAGATCGCGTACATCGCCCTGCACGTGGGCTCGCACCGGGAGCGCGTCGCCCGCCGCGACGACCGTGTGGCGTGCGCGCTCGTGTGCCCGAACTACTACGACCTGCATCAGATCATGCGCCAGCGCATCGAGCAGGCCCTCGGCGCGGACATCAGCGTGGACGCCGTGGTGACGCGCACCGACGTCGACGCGGACGCCCTCGGCGTGCAGCTCGTGATCGACGCCACCGGCACGCGTCCGCCCGGCGACGACGTCGTGGTCGTCCAGCCGCTGCCGACGCCCGACGACATCGAGGCGATCCGCCGCGCCGTCGCCCGCGTCCGCCGCCACGCGCGCCGCAGCTCCATGAAGCACGACCTGCTGCGGTTCCTCGACGAGTCGCTGTTCTTCCGCGACCTGCACGCGCCCGACGAGGAGGCGATGATCCGCCTGCTCGGCCAGCGGATGGTGGAGCAGGGCATCATCGAGCCCGAGTACATCGACGGCGCCATCGAGCGCGAGCGCCTGTCGTCGACGGCGTTCACCGACACGCTCGCGGTGCCGCACTCGCTGGCCATGACGGCGCACCGCACGGCCATCGCGATCGTCGTCAACGACGAGGCGATGCAGTGGGGCGGCAACCGCGTGCACGTGGTCGCGCTCGTCGCCTTCAGCGCGAGCGGCCGCACGAGCTTCCAGCACGTGTTCGACCAGTTCGTCGAGGTCTTCTCCGACCACCGCGACGTGCAGGCGATCATGCGGGCGTCGGGATCCCACGGCTCCTTCATCGAGGAGCTCGTGCACGTCATGGACACCTGA
- the map gene encoding type I methionyl aminopeptidase, translated as MGALRRTPGIYKTPDEIRRMVAPGLATAASLDAVRELIAPGVTTGELDAAAAAAIRALGGHSNFQLVPGYRHTVCVSVNDEVVHGIPGDRVLQPGDIVSVDSGAEIDGWNGDSAMTVVVPDPARPDVVEARERLSRVTEDSLWAGIARLATASHLNEVGEAVEESVEAAGAFGIVMDYTGHGIGRSMHEDPPVFNYRVRGKGPAVTPGLVVAIEPMITDGEAETRVLDDDWTVATVDGSMASHWEHSVAVHARGIWVLTLADGGASRLVPLGVTPVAP; from the coding sequence GTGGGCGCGCTCCGCCGCACGCCGGGGATCTACAAGACCCCGGACGAGATCCGCCGCATGGTCGCGCCCGGCCTCGCGACCGCCGCGTCGCTCGACGCCGTCCGCGAGCTCATCGCCCCCGGCGTCACGACGGGCGAGCTCGACGCGGCGGCCGCCGCCGCCATCCGCGCGCTCGGCGGCCACTCCAACTTCCAGCTCGTGCCGGGCTACCGCCACACCGTGTGCGTCTCCGTCAACGACGAGGTCGTGCACGGCATCCCCGGCGACCGCGTGCTGCAGCCGGGCGATATCGTCTCGGTCGACAGCGGCGCGGAGATCGACGGCTGGAACGGCGACTCGGCCATGACCGTCGTGGTGCCGGATCCCGCGCGCCCCGACGTCGTCGAGGCCCGCGAGCGCCTGTCCCGCGTCACCGAGGACTCGCTGTGGGCCGGCATCGCCCGGCTCGCGACCGCGTCGCACCTCAACGAGGTCGGCGAGGCCGTGGAGGAGAGCGTCGAGGCGGCCGGCGCCTTCGGCATCGTCATGGACTACACGGGCCACGGCATCGGCCGGAGCATGCACGAGGACCCGCCGGTCTTCAACTACCGCGTGCGCGGCAAGGGCCCCGCGGTGACGCCCGGGCTCGTGGTCGCGATCGAGCCGATGATCACCGACGGCGAGGCGGAGACGCGCGTCCTCGACGACGACTGGACCGTCGCCACGGTCGACGGCAGCATGGCGTCGCACTGGGAGCACTCCGTCGCGGTGCACGCGCGCGGCATCTGGGTGCTCACCCTCGCCGATGGCGGCGCCTCGCGCCTCGTGCCGCTCGGCGTCACGCCCGTCGCGCCCTGA
- a CDS encoding adenylate kinase, which produces MTRLLIVGPPGAGKGTQAKRIAAEHGIPDISTGDIFRQNIKDGTELGQQVQALVDAGNYVPDELTNSLVTARLQEEDAQGGFLLDGYPRTLDQVAYLEELLQGWGQELDAVIQLVADEEEVVARLTRRAAEQGRADDGEDEIRHRQEVYVRETSPLIDVYRDRGLLVEVDGLGEVDEVAARIRAALAGRGVRPSSDAGRA; this is translated from the coding sequence GTGACCCGGCTCCTGATCGTCGGCCCTCCCGGCGCGGGCAAGGGCACGCAGGCGAAGCGCATCGCCGCCGAGCACGGCATCCCCGACATCTCGACCGGCGACATCTTCCGCCAGAACATCAAGGACGGCACCGAGCTCGGCCAGCAGGTGCAGGCCCTCGTGGACGCGGGCAACTACGTCCCCGACGAGCTCACCAACAGCCTGGTCACCGCGCGCCTCCAGGAGGAGGACGCGCAGGGTGGCTTCCTGCTCGACGGGTACCCGCGCACTCTCGACCAGGTCGCGTACCTCGAGGAGCTGCTGCAGGGCTGGGGCCAGGAGCTCGACGCCGTCATCCAGCTCGTCGCCGACGAGGAGGAGGTCGTCGCCCGGCTGACCCGCCGCGCGGCCGAGCAGGGGCGCGCCGACGACGGCGAGGACGAGATCCGCCACCGCCAGGAGGTCTACGTCCGCGAGACGAGCCCGCTCATCGACGTATACCGCGACCGCGGGCTGCTCGTCGAGGTCGACGGGCTGGGCGAGGTCGACGAGGTCGCCGCGCGCATCCGCGCGGCCCTCGCGGGCCGCGGCGTCCGTCCCTCCTCCGACGCCGGCCGCGCGTAG
- the secY gene encoding preprotein translocase subunit SecY, whose amino-acid sequence MLSAVVRIFRTPDLRRKIGFTLGIIALFRLGSFIPAPFVDFANVQSCLAANQGTSGLYELVNLFSGGALLKLSIFALGIMPYITASIIVQLLRVVIPHFDTLYKEGQSGQAKLTQYTRYLTIALAVLQSTTLITVARSGALFGQTNVSACTQLVTNDAWYAIMLMVITMTAGTGLIMWMGELITERGIGNGMSLLIFTSVAAAFPTSLIAIQQSRGWEVFLLVIAVGLLVVAAVVYVEQSQRRIPVQYAKRMVGRRTYGGNNTYIPIKVNMAGVVPVIFASSLLYLPALVAQFNQPAVGQAPAPWVQWITDNLTTGDHPLYMAMYFLLIVGFTYFYVAITFNPEEVADNMKKYGGFIPGIRAGRPTAEYLDYVLTRITLPGSLYLGLIALLPLIALSLVGANQNFPFGGASILIVVGVGLETVKQIDSQLQQRHYEGLLK is encoded by the coding sequence GTGTTGAGCGCCGTCGTCAGGATCTTCCGCACCCCCGATCTGCGTCGCAAGATCGGGTTCACGCTGGGCATCATCGCCCTCTTCCGCCTCGGATCCTTCATCCCGGCGCCGTTCGTCGACTTCGCCAACGTGCAGTCGTGCCTCGCGGCCAACCAGGGCACCTCGGGCCTCTACGAGCTCGTCAACCTCTTCAGCGGCGGCGCGCTGCTGAAGCTCTCCATCTTCGCGCTGGGCATCATGCCGTACATCACGGCGTCGATCATCGTCCAGCTGCTCCGCGTGGTCATCCCGCACTTCGACACCCTCTACAAGGAGGGCCAGTCCGGCCAGGCCAAGCTCACGCAGTACACGCGCTACCTCACGATCGCCCTCGCGGTGCTCCAGTCCACGACGCTCATCACGGTCGCGCGCAGCGGAGCGCTCTTCGGCCAGACCAACGTCAGCGCCTGCACCCAGCTCGTCACGAACGACGCCTGGTACGCGATCATGCTCATGGTCATCACCATGACCGCCGGCACCGGCCTCATCATGTGGATGGGCGAGCTCATCACCGAGCGCGGCATCGGCAACGGCATGTCGCTCCTCATCTTCACGTCGGTCGCCGCCGCGTTCCCGACCTCGCTCATCGCGATCCAGCAGAGCCGCGGCTGGGAGGTCTTCCTCCTGGTCATCGCCGTCGGGCTCCTGGTCGTCGCCGCCGTCGTCTACGTCGAGCAGTCGCAGCGCCGCATCCCCGTGCAGTACGCCAAGCGCATGGTCGGACGCCGCACCTACGGCGGCAACAACACCTACATCCCGATCAAGGTGAACATGGCCGGCGTCGTGCCCGTCATCTTCGCGTCGTCGCTGCTGTACCTGCCGGCCCTGGTCGCGCAGTTCAACCAGCCTGCCGTCGGCCAGGCGCCGGCGCCGTGGGTGCAGTGGATCACCGACAACCTCACGACGGGAGACCACCCGCTCTACATGGCGATGTACTTCCTGCTCATCGTCGGCTTCACGTACTTCTACGTCGCCATCACCTTCAACCCGGAGGAGGTCGCCGACAACATGAAGAAGTACGGCGGCTTCATCCCCGGGATCCGCGCGGGACGCCCCACGGCCGAGTACCTCGACTACGTGCTCACGCGCATCACGCTGCCGGGCTCGCTGTACCTCGGGCTCATCGCGCTCCTGCCGCTCATCGCGCTCTCGCTCGTCGGCGCGAACCAGAACTTCCCGTTCGGCGGCGCGAGCATCCTTATCGTGGTGGGCGTCGGCCTCGAGACGGTGAAGCAGATCGACTCGCAGCTGCAGCAGCGCCACTACGAGGGGCTGCTCAAGTGA
- the rplO gene encoding 50S ribosomal protein L15: protein MAEKNESAETPVKAPKAAPKKTAKAPAAAAASAETTTVGQTETVKREQVLKVHHLRPAAGAKKARQRVGRGEGSKGKTAGRGTKGTKARYTVRVGFEGGQMPLHMRTPKLRGFKNPFRVEYQVVNLEKLAVLYPDGGDVTTSDLVAKGAVRKNEKVKVLGDGDISVKLTVAVDKVSGSAAEKIVAAGGSVK from the coding sequence ATGGCTGAGAAGAACGAGTCGGCCGAGACGCCCGTGAAGGCGCCCAAGGCCGCACCGAAGAAGACCGCGAAGGCCCCTGCTGCCGCCGCCGCTTCCGCTGAGACGACCACGGTCGGCCAGACGGAGACGGTCAAGCGCGAGCAGGTCCTCAAGGTCCACCACCTCCGTCCCGCCGCCGGGGCCAAGAAGGCACGCCAGCGTGTCGGCCGCGGTGAGGGCTCGAAGGGCAAGACCGCGGGTCGTGGCACCAAGGGCACGAAGGCCCGCTACACGGTCCGCGTCGGCTTCGAGGGTGGGCAGATGCCGCTGCACATGCGCACCCCGAAGCTCCGCGGGTTCAAGAACCCGTTCCGCGTCGAGTACCAGGTCGTGAACCTGGAGAAGCTCGCCGTGCTCTACCCCGACGGCGGCGACGTCACCACGAGCGACCTGGTCGCGAAGGGTGCCGTGCGCAAGAACGAGAAGGTCAAAGTCCTCGGGGACGGCGACATCTCGGTTAAGCTGACGGTTGCTGTCGACAAGGTCTCCGGCTCCGCTGCGGAGAAGATCGTCGCAGCAGGCGGCTCCGTCAAGTAG
- the rpmD gene encoding 50S ribosomal protein L30, with protein MAQLRVTQIKSKISEKQNQRDTLRSLGLRRIGAVVVREDNAQNRGYVNTVAHLVKVEEID; from the coding sequence ATGGCTCAGCTCCGAGTGACGCAGATCAAGTCCAAGATCAGCGAGAAGCAGAACCAGCGCGACACCCTGCGGAGCCTCGGGCTCCGTCGCATCGGTGCCGTGGTGGTCCGTGAGGACAACGCCCAGAACCGCGGGTACGTGAACACCGTGGCGCACCTGGTCAAGGTGGAGGAGATCGACTGA